In Polaromonas sp. JS666, one genomic interval encodes:
- a CDS encoding ExbD/TolR family protein — translation MGFGRLERIQGPQPMSDINVTPLVDVMLVLVVIFIITAPLLASTIRLDLPKAEGAQSSDVPRFVTLVVDKSGQVFLNDKPVKLDELARDLAQTAGRNPDTEVQLRADEAVPYGRVVEVMGVAQKAGLSRIGFVAEPKPAARP, via the coding sequence ATGGGATTTGGCCGACTCGAACGCATCCAGGGCCCGCAGCCCATGAGCGATATCAATGTCACGCCGCTGGTGGACGTGATGCTGGTGCTGGTGGTCATTTTCATCATCACGGCGCCCTTGCTGGCCAGCACCATCCGGCTCGACCTGCCCAAGGCCGAGGGGGCCCAGTCGAGTGACGTGCCCCGGTTTGTCACGCTGGTGGTCGACAAATCGGGCCAGGTCTTTCTGAACGACAAGCCCGTGAAGCTGGACGAGCTGGCGCGGGACCTGGCGCAAACCGCGGGCCGCAACCCCGATACCGAGGTGCAGTTGCGCGCCGATGAGGCCGTGCCCTACGGCCGGGTGGTGGAGGTGATGGGTGTGGCGCAAAAAGCCGGGCTCAGCCGCATCGGTTTTGTCGCCGAGCCCAAGCCCGCAGCGCGCCCGTAA
- a CDS encoding MotA/TolQ/ExbB proton channel family protein: MNFFSLMTQGGVVSQLVAVLLLAMSVASWVVILWKAWLLHRALGDVARSTAVFWQSVSIEEASQKVAAFDREALVLPLIDATKLRAIGTLGAAGDRAQQLTRVLRDALHAILHKLQFGQVLLATVGSTAPFVGLLGTVWGIYHALIGIASAGQITIDKVSGPVGEALIMTAAGLAVAIPAVLAYNIFGRHIGRIEADLEGFARDLRELLAGHRG; the protein is encoded by the coding sequence ATGAATTTCTTCAGCCTCATGACCCAGGGCGGCGTTGTCAGCCAGCTGGTCGCGGTGCTGCTGCTGGCCATGTCGGTGGCCAGCTGGGTGGTGATCCTGTGGAAGGCCTGGCTGCTGCACCGCGCGCTGGGCGATGTGGCGCGCAGTACCGCTGTTTTCTGGCAGTCGGTGTCGATCGAGGAGGCCAGCCAGAAAGTTGCCGCTTTTGACCGTGAAGCGTTGGTGTTGCCCTTGATTGATGCCACGAAGTTAAGGGCCATTGGCACCCTGGGCGCTGCCGGCGACCGCGCCCAGCAGCTAACCCGCGTGCTGCGCGATGCCCTGCACGCCATCCTGCACAAGCTGCAGTTCGGCCAGGTCTTGCTGGCTACCGTCGGCTCGACTGCACCGTTCGTGGGCCTGCTCGGCACCGTCTGGGGCATTTACCATGCATTGATTGGCATCGCGTCGGCTGGCCAGATCACGATAGACAAGGTCTCGGGGCCGGTGGGCGAGGCGCTCATCATGACGGCCGCCGGCCTGGCGGTCGCGATTCCCGCCGTGTTGGCCTACAACATCTTTGGCCGCCACATTGGCCGCATCGAAGCCGACCTGGAAGGGTTTGCGCGCGATTTGCGGGAGTTGCTGGCGGGCCATCGGGGCTGA
- the dapB gene encoding 4-hydroxy-tetrahydrodipicolinate reductase, which translates to MMDARPHRIAVAGASGRMGHMLIEAVSASSDCLLTGALDVAASPAIGMDAAAFSGLTSGVPISADVRQGLQNAGVLIDFTRPEGTLAHLKVCRELGVKLVIGTTGFSEAQKAEIAAAAKDIAIVMAPNMSVGVNVTLKLLEMAARALSTGYDIEIIEAHHRHKVDAPSGTALKMGEVIAGALGRDLKDCAVYAREGVTGERDPSSIGFATIRGGDIVGDHTVLFAGTGERIEITHKSSSRATYAQGSLRAARFLAGQPSGLFDMFDVLNLK; encoded by the coding sequence ATGATGGACGCTCGCCCCCACCGTATCGCGGTAGCCGGCGCCAGTGGCCGCATGGGCCACATGCTGATTGAAGCGGTGAGCGCCAGCAGCGACTGCCTGCTGACGGGCGCGCTCGACGTGGCCGCCAGCCCGGCCATCGGTATGGATGCAGCGGCATTTTCCGGACTGACCAGCGGTGTTCCCATCAGTGCCGATGTCCGCCAGGGTTTGCAAAACGCTGGCGTACTGATCGATTTCACCCGCCCCGAAGGCACGCTGGCGCACCTGAAGGTGTGCCGTGAACTCGGCGTCAAGCTGGTGATAGGCACCACCGGCTTTTCAGAAGCGCAGAAGGCCGAGATAGCCGCAGCCGCCAAAGACATTGCCATCGTCATGGCCCCCAACATGAGCGTGGGCGTCAACGTCACGCTCAAGCTGCTGGAGATGGCCGCCAGGGCGCTGTCCACAGGCTACGACATCGAAATCATTGAGGCCCACCATCGCCACAAGGTGGATGCGCCCTCGGGCACCGCCCTCAAGATGGGCGAAGTGATTGCCGGCGCGCTGGGCCGCGACCTGAAGGATTGCGCCGTCTACGCCCGCGAAGGCGTCACCGGCGAACGCGACCCCTCCAGCATCGGCTTTGCCACCATCCGCGGCGGCGACATCGTGGGTGACCACACGGTACTGTTTGCCGGCACCGGCGAGCGCATCGAGATCACCCACAAGTCATCGAGCCGGGCCACCTACGCGCAGGGCAGCCTGCGCGCCGCCCGTTTCCTGGCCGGCCAGCCCAGCGGCCTGTTTGACATGTTTGACGTCCTCAACCTGAAATGA
- a CDS encoding outer membrane protein assembly factor BamE → MSANHHYSIQTASIVLACAVLASCSSAINPVNWVTPYKVDVIQGNFISSEQVEQLRPGMSRDQVRAVLGTPLMASLFHADRWDYVFTLKRQGVDSQTYKYTVFFNGDQLERFAGDAMPSEAEFIAKLDNKRKLGKVPPLEATEEQLKAAEKPSAAKPAAGSAAAVAAPPASPQTTVYPPLESPKQ, encoded by the coding sequence ATGTCTGCAAATCATCATTACAGCATCCAAACAGCTTCCATCGTCTTGGCATGCGCGGTGCTGGCGTCCTGCAGCAGCGCGATCAATCCGGTCAACTGGGTGACCCCCTACAAGGTGGATGTGATCCAGGGCAACTTCATCTCCAGTGAGCAGGTTGAGCAGCTGCGGCCCGGCATGAGCCGCGACCAGGTCCGGGCAGTTCTCGGTACGCCCCTGATGGCGAGCCTTTTCCATGCCGACCGCTGGGACTATGTCTTCACGCTGAAGCGGCAAGGCGTTGACTCCCAGACCTACAAATACACCGTGTTCTTCAACGGTGACCAGCTCGAGCGCTTTGCCGGCGACGCCATGCCCAGCGAGGCGGAGTTCATCGCCAAGCTGGACAACAAGCGCAAACTGGGCAAAGTCCCTCCGCTGGAAGCCACCGAAGAGCAATTGAAGGCCGCCGAGAAGCCGTCTGCTGCCAAGCCCGCCGCAGGGTCTGCCGCCGCCGTTGCCGCACCGCCGGCAAGCCCGCAAACCACGGTCTACCCACCGCTCGAAAGCCCGAAACAGTGA
- the fur gene encoding ferric iron uptake transcriptional regulator: MSNIDELKSTGLKATLPRLKILEIFQAGKQRHMTAEDVFRVLLEDRSDIGLATVYRVLTQFEQAGLLNRSNFESGKAVYEINEGQHHDHLVCLDCGKVEEFYDAEIEKRQHAVAKAKGFAIADHSLSMYANCTKDNCPNRGTAPVRHHHHHL; encoded by the coding sequence ATGAGCAACATTGACGAGTTAAAAAGCACCGGCCTCAAGGCCACCTTGCCGCGCCTGAAGATCCTGGAGATTTTTCAGGCTGGCAAGCAGCGCCACATGACGGCGGAAGACGTCTTCCGGGTACTGCTGGAAGACCGGTCGGATATCGGCCTAGCCACCGTCTACCGCGTGCTGACCCAGTTCGAGCAGGCGGGGCTGCTCAATCGCAGCAATTTCGAGTCGGGCAAGGCGGTCTACGAGATCAATGAAGGCCAGCACCACGACCACCTGGTGTGCCTGGATTGCGGCAAGGTTGAGGAGTTTTACGACGCCGAGATTGAAAAACGCCAGCATGCCGTGGCCAAGGCCAAGGGGTTTGCCATCGCCGACCACTCCCTCTCGATGTACGCCAATTGCACCAAGGACAACTGCCCCAACCGGGGAACCGCGCCCGTGCGCCATCACCACCACCACCTCTGA
- the hprK gene encoding HPr(Ser) kinase/phosphatase: MKPTVVSADVLFEDHRAALKWQWVAGLGASERRFDEVAVRAARSGADLVGYLNYIHPYRVQILGEREVAYLTNESPDDCARRISRIITLEPPVLVVADDQTAPDTLLSMCERAQLPMFATPESAAFVIDVLRAYLSKHFADRTSMHGVFMDILGMGVMITGESGLGKSELGLELISRGHGLVADDAVDLYRINQTTIEGRCPELLQNLLEVRGIGLLDIKAIFGETAVRRKMRLKMIVHLVRRETLERDYERIPYEPLTQDVLGIPVRKVIIQVEAGRNIAVLVEAAVRNAILQLRGINTYQEFVERHRKAMEQDD, from the coding sequence ATGAAGCCCACCGTTGTCAGCGCAGACGTTCTGTTTGAGGACCACCGCGCCGCCCTGAAGTGGCAGTGGGTGGCTGGCCTGGGCGCCTCCGAAAGGCGTTTTGACGAAGTGGCCGTGCGCGCAGCGCGCTCCGGCGCCGACCTGGTGGGCTACCTCAACTACATCCACCCTTACCGCGTGCAGATCCTCGGCGAGCGCGAAGTCGCTTACCTGACCAACGAGAGTCCCGACGACTGTGCCCGTCGCATCTCCCGCATCATCACGCTGGAGCCGCCGGTGCTGGTGGTGGCCGACGACCAGACGGCGCCCGACACCTTGCTGTCGATGTGCGAGCGCGCACAGCTGCCGATGTTTGCCACGCCGGAGTCGGCCGCCTTCGTGATTGACGTGTTGCGGGCCTACCTGTCCAAGCACTTTGCCGACCGCACCTCCATGCACGGTGTCTTCATGGACATTCTGGGCATGGGCGTCATGATCACCGGCGAGTCCGGTCTGGGCAAAAGCGAGCTGGGGCTGGAGCTGATTTCGCGGGGGCATGGCCTGGTGGCTGACGACGCGGTGGATCTTTACCGCATCAACCAGACCACGATTGAGGGGCGCTGCCCCGAGTTGCTGCAAAACCTGCTCGAAGTGCGGGGGATTGGCCTGCTGGACATCAAGGCAATTTTTGGCGAGACGGCGGTTCGCCGCAAGATGCGCCTGAAGATGATCGTCCACCTGGTGCGCCGCGAGACCCTGGAGCGCGACTACGAGCGCATCCCCTACGAGCCGCTGACCCAGGACGTGCTGGGGATTCCCGTGCGCAAGGTCATCATCCAGGTGGAAGCCGGCCGCAACATCGCCGTGCTGGTAGAGGCCGCCGTGCGCAATGCCATCCTGCAGCTGCGCGGCATCAATACCTACCAGGAGTTCGTGGAGCGGCATCGCAAGGCGATGGAGCAGGATGATTGA
- the ptsN gene encoding PTS IIA-like nitrogen regulatory protein PtsN, whose product MNRLSQILPPSQVLVSVEATSKKRAFEEAGLLFENQHGLNRALITDSLFARERLGSTGLGHGVAIPHGRIKGLKAPMAAVFQLQAPIGFDAPDEQPVGLLIFLLVPEAATQKHLEILSEIAELLSDSTLREQLKTSTDAAALHHLIASWHSVHEVSS is encoded by the coding sequence ATGAACCGTCTTTCGCAAATTTTGCCCCCCTCTCAAGTGCTGGTCAGTGTTGAAGCAACCAGCAAAAAGCGTGCTTTTGAAGAAGCCGGTCTGTTGTTTGAGAACCAGCACGGTCTGAATCGCGCGCTGATCACCGACAGCCTGTTCGCGCGTGAGCGCCTGGGCTCGACCGGTCTTGGCCATGGCGTGGCCATTCCGCATGGCCGCATCAAGGGCCTGAAGGCCCCGATGGCCGCAGTTTTCCAGCTGCAGGCCCCCATCGGTTTCGATGCGCCCGATGAGCAGCCCGTCGGTTTGCTGATTTTTCTGCTGGTGCCGGAGGCCGCCACGCAAAAACACCTTGAAATCCTCTCTGAAATTGCCGAGCTGCTCAGTGACAGCACGCTGCGCGAGCAGCTCAAGACGAGCACGGATGCTGCGGCGCTACACCACCTGATTGCATCGTGGCACTCTGTCCATGAAGTCAGCTCCTAG